A stretch of Linepithema humile isolate Giens D197 chromosome 3, Lhum_UNIL_v1.0, whole genome shotgun sequence DNA encodes these proteins:
- the ClC-c gene encoding H(+)/Cl(-) exchange transporter 5 isoform X3 — protein sequence MNIKYGDTSNTEDVRLRTGTIRRETNLSSDDDMLDINHHTSHHSDNVLSDCVRIDDASSHISVDSDDIPGIGQYDDFHTIDWQRDIARDRMRHRYIVKKKHDSIWGLIKGAHDAWSGWLCVLLVGLFTGVAAGVIDIGASWMTDLKFGICPQAFWLNKEQCCWSYNETTFDGGNCSQWWTWPEVFNQSKEGAGPYTISYLFYTAWALLFAALSASLVRMFAPYACGSGIPEIKTILSGFIIRGYLGKWTLIIKSVGLILSVSAGLSLGKEGPMVHIACCIGNIFSYLFPKYGRNEAKKREILSAAAAAGVSVAFGAPIGGVLFSLEEVSYYFPLKTLWRSFFCALIAAFVLRSINPFGNEHSVLFYVEYNKPWIFFELIPFVMLGIIGGVIATLFIKANLFWCRYRKTSKLGQYPVTEVLIVTVVTAVIGYPNPYTRMNTSQLIYLLFSQCGVSNADMLCDYNRNFTAVKSAIEIAAAGPGVYKAIWLLVLALILKLIMTIFTFGMKVPCGLFIPSLCLGAIMGRIVGIGMEQLAYNYPHIWMFSEECSMGVDCITPGLYAMVGAAAVLGGVTRMTVSLVVIMFELTGGVRYIVPLMAAAMASKWVGDALGKQGIYDAHIGLNGYPFLDSKDEFQHTTLAADVMQPKRNEALHVLTQDSMTVEDVENLLKETEHNGFPVIVSKESQYLVGFVLRRDLNLAIANAKRMIEDISRQSLVIFTNGNNIQSHSPPPLKLKKILDMAPITITDQTPMETVVDMFRKLGLRQTLVTHNGRLLGVITKKDVLRHVKQLDNEDPNSVLFN from the exons ATG AACATAAAATATGGTGACACCAGTAATACAGAAGATGTACGATTACGCACTGGCACTATAAGACGTGAGACAAATTTAAGTAGCGACGACGACATGTTGGATATCAATCACCACACATCTCATCACTCGGATAACGTGTTATCAGATTGTGTTCGCATTGATGATGCATCTTCCCATA TTTCAGTTGATTCCGATGATATACCCGGCATTGGGCAGTATGATGACTTTCATACCATCGATTGGCAGCGTGATATCGCACGAGATCGAATGCGACATCGTTATATCGTGAAGAAGAAGCACGATTCTATTTGGGGTCTGATAAAAGGAGCTCACGACGCGTGGTCCGGATGGCTATGCGTTTTACTAGTCGGACTTTTCACGGGAGTGGCAGCTGGTGTTATAGATATTGGCGCTTCCTGGATGACAGATCTGAAATTTGGCATCTGTCCACAAGCTTTCTGGCTAAATAAAGAGCAGTGTTGTTGGAGTTATAATGAAACTACGTTTGACGGTGGAAATTGTTCACAG tgGTGGACGTGGCCCGAAGTATTCAATCAATCAAAAGAGGGTGCAGGGCCTTACACTATttcatacttattttatacagCATGGGCCCTTCTGTTTGCAGCACTCTCTGCGTCTCTAGTGAGAATGTTTGCACCCTATGCATGTGGCTCTGGTATACCTGAG ataaaaactattttgaGTGGTTTTATTATCCGTGGATATCTCGGTAAATGGACGCTGATCATCAAGTCAGTAGGTCTGATTCTTTCTGTATCAGCAGGCTTAAGCTTGGGAAAGGAAGGTCCCATGGTCCACATTGCATGTTGTataggaaatatattttcttatctatTCCCGAAGTATGGTAGAAATGaagcgaaaaagagagaaatcttATCTGCAGCTGCCGCGGCAGGAGTTTCTGTTGCTTTTGGAGCTCCGATTGGTGGTGTTCTATTCAGCTTAGAAGag GTCAGCTATTATTTTCCATTGAAGACTTTATGGCGATCGTTTTTCTGCGCTTTAATAGCTGCTTTCGTGCTACGTTCCATAAATCCATTTGGAAATGAACATTCAGTATTGTTTTATGTAGAGTATAATAAACCTTGGATATTCTTTGAACTAATTCCTTTTGTAATGCTCGGTATAATTGGA GGAGTAATAGCGACATTGTTTATCAAAGCAAATTTGTTCTGGTGCCGATATCGTAAAACTTCAAAATTAGGACAATATCCCGTCACTGAGGTGTTAATCGTAACAGTGGTAACAGCGGTAATAGGATATCCCAATCCGTACACAAGGATGAATACCAGTCAACTCATTTACTTGTTGTTTAGTCAGTGCGGCGTATCAAACGCGGATATGTTATG CGATTACAATAGGAACTTCACCGCCGTAAAATCTGCGATTGAAATCGCCGCGGCTGGCCCAGGAGTCTACAAAGCGATATGGCTGCTCGTACTGGCGCTGATATTGAAACTCATTATGACGATATTCACGTTTGGCATGAAAGTGCCATGCGGTTTGTTTATTCCGTCCCTGTGTCTGGGAGCGATAATGGGTCGTATCGTGGGTATAGGCATGGAACAGCTTGCTTATAATTATCCACACATATGGATGTTCAGCGAGGAGTGTTCGATGGGTGTGGACTGTATAACGCCTGGGCTGTACGCGATGGTCGGAGCCGCCGCTGTTCTCGGTGGCGTGACGAGAATGACGGTCTCGTTAGTCGTCATTATGTTTGAGTTGACGGGCGGCGTGCGGTACATTGTACCTCTAATGGCCGCGGCCATGGCGAGCAAATGGGTCGGCGATGCGCTTGGAAAACAAGGCATTTACGACGCCCATATTGGTCTAAATGGATACCCGTTTCTGGACAGCAAAGATGAATTTCAGCATACAACTCTGGCGGCGGATGTCATGCAACCTAA GCGGAACGAGGCTCTTCACGTTCTTACTCAAGATTCAATGACGGTCGAGGACGTGGAGAATTTGCTTAAAGAAACGGAGCATAACGGTTTTCCTGTTATAGTTTCTAAGGAATCTCAGTATCTCGTTGGTTTTGTTTTACGGCGAGATCTTAATCTTGCCATCGCCAATGCCAAGAGAATGATCGAGGATATTAGCAGGCAATCATTAGTCATATTTACAAACGGAAATAACATCCAAAGCCATTCGCCTCCACCTTTGAAGTTGAAGAAAATCTTAGATATGGCCCCCATCACCATCACAGATCAAACTCCTATGGAAACTGTAGTTGATATGTTTAGGAAATTAGGATTACGCCAAACTCTCGTTACACATAACGG ACGACTTCTAGGAGTGATTACGAAGAAAGATGTTTTGAGGCATGTGAAGCAGCTCGATAACGAGGATCCAAATtccgttttatttaattaa
- the ClC-c gene encoding H(+)/Cl(-) exchange transporter 5 isoform X2, translating to MEKFPLKGTASLNSPITHSNANAVTTYHSVDAKNIKYGDTSNTEDVRLRTGTIRRETNLSSDDDMLDINHHTSHHSDNVLSDCVRIDDASSHIDSDDIPGIGQYDDFHTIDWQRDIARDRMRHRYIVKKKHDSIWGLIKGAHDAWSGWLCVLLVGLFTGVAAGVIDIGASWMTDLKFGICPQAFWLNKEQCCWSYNETTFDGGNCSQWWTWPEVFNQSKEGAGPYTISYLFYTAWALLFAALSASLVRMFAPYACGSGIPEIKTILSGFIIRGYLGKWTLIIKSVGLILSVSAGLSLGKEGPMVHIACCIGNIFSYLFPKYGRNEAKKREILSAAAAAGVSVAFGAPIGGVLFSLEEVSYYFPLKTLWRSFFCALIAAFVLRSINPFGNEHSVLFYVEYNKPWIFFELIPFVMLGIIGGVIATLFIKANLFWCRYRKTSKLGQYPVTEVLIVTVVTAVIGYPNPYTRMNTSQLIYLLFSQCGVSNADMLCDYNRNFTAVKSAIEIAAAGPGVYKAIWLLVLALILKLIMTIFTFGMKVPCGLFIPSLCLGAIMGRIVGIGMEQLAYNYPHIWMFSEECSMGVDCITPGLYAMVGAAAVLGGVTRMTVSLVVIMFELTGGVRYIVPLMAAAMASKWVGDALGKQGIYDAHIGLNGYPFLDSKDEFQHTTLAADVMQPKRNEALHVLTQDSMTVEDVENLLKETEHNGFPVIVSKESQYLVGFVLRRDLNLAIANAKRMIEDISRQSLVIFTNGNNIQSHSPPPLKLKKILDMAPITITDQTPMETVVDMFRKLGLRQTLVTHNGRLLGVITKKDVLRHVKQLDNEDPNSVLFN from the exons ATGGAGAAGTTTCCACTGAAGGGTACAGCGTCTTTAAATTCTCCAATTACTCACTCAAATGCAAATGCTGTTACAACATATCATTCGGTTGATGCAAAG AACATAAAATATGGTGACACCAGTAATACAGAAGATGTACGATTACGCACTGGCACTATAAGACGTGAGACAAATTTAAGTAGCGACGACGACATGTTGGATATCAATCACCACACATCTCATCACTCGGATAACGTGTTATCAGATTGTGTTCGCATTGATGATGCATCTTCCCATA TTGATTCCGATGATATACCCGGCATTGGGCAGTATGATGACTTTCATACCATCGATTGGCAGCGTGATATCGCACGAGATCGAATGCGACATCGTTATATCGTGAAGAAGAAGCACGATTCTATTTGGGGTCTGATAAAAGGAGCTCACGACGCGTGGTCCGGATGGCTATGCGTTTTACTAGTCGGACTTTTCACGGGAGTGGCAGCTGGTGTTATAGATATTGGCGCTTCCTGGATGACAGATCTGAAATTTGGCATCTGTCCACAAGCTTTCTGGCTAAATAAAGAGCAGTGTTGTTGGAGTTATAATGAAACTACGTTTGACGGTGGAAATTGTTCACAG tgGTGGACGTGGCCCGAAGTATTCAATCAATCAAAAGAGGGTGCAGGGCCTTACACTATttcatacttattttatacagCATGGGCCCTTCTGTTTGCAGCACTCTCTGCGTCTCTAGTGAGAATGTTTGCACCCTATGCATGTGGCTCTGGTATACCTGAG ataaaaactattttgaGTGGTTTTATTATCCGTGGATATCTCGGTAAATGGACGCTGATCATCAAGTCAGTAGGTCTGATTCTTTCTGTATCAGCAGGCTTAAGCTTGGGAAAGGAAGGTCCCATGGTCCACATTGCATGTTGTataggaaatatattttcttatctatTCCCGAAGTATGGTAGAAATGaagcgaaaaagagagaaatcttATCTGCAGCTGCCGCGGCAGGAGTTTCTGTTGCTTTTGGAGCTCCGATTGGTGGTGTTCTATTCAGCTTAGAAGag GTCAGCTATTATTTTCCATTGAAGACTTTATGGCGATCGTTTTTCTGCGCTTTAATAGCTGCTTTCGTGCTACGTTCCATAAATCCATTTGGAAATGAACATTCAGTATTGTTTTATGTAGAGTATAATAAACCTTGGATATTCTTTGAACTAATTCCTTTTGTAATGCTCGGTATAATTGGA GGAGTAATAGCGACATTGTTTATCAAAGCAAATTTGTTCTGGTGCCGATATCGTAAAACTTCAAAATTAGGACAATATCCCGTCACTGAGGTGTTAATCGTAACAGTGGTAACAGCGGTAATAGGATATCCCAATCCGTACACAAGGATGAATACCAGTCAACTCATTTACTTGTTGTTTAGTCAGTGCGGCGTATCAAACGCGGATATGTTATG CGATTACAATAGGAACTTCACCGCCGTAAAATCTGCGATTGAAATCGCCGCGGCTGGCCCAGGAGTCTACAAAGCGATATGGCTGCTCGTACTGGCGCTGATATTGAAACTCATTATGACGATATTCACGTTTGGCATGAAAGTGCCATGCGGTTTGTTTATTCCGTCCCTGTGTCTGGGAGCGATAATGGGTCGTATCGTGGGTATAGGCATGGAACAGCTTGCTTATAATTATCCACACATATGGATGTTCAGCGAGGAGTGTTCGATGGGTGTGGACTGTATAACGCCTGGGCTGTACGCGATGGTCGGAGCCGCCGCTGTTCTCGGTGGCGTGACGAGAATGACGGTCTCGTTAGTCGTCATTATGTTTGAGTTGACGGGCGGCGTGCGGTACATTGTACCTCTAATGGCCGCGGCCATGGCGAGCAAATGGGTCGGCGATGCGCTTGGAAAACAAGGCATTTACGACGCCCATATTGGTCTAAATGGATACCCGTTTCTGGACAGCAAAGATGAATTTCAGCATACAACTCTGGCGGCGGATGTCATGCAACCTAA GCGGAACGAGGCTCTTCACGTTCTTACTCAAGATTCAATGACGGTCGAGGACGTGGAGAATTTGCTTAAAGAAACGGAGCATAACGGTTTTCCTGTTATAGTTTCTAAGGAATCTCAGTATCTCGTTGGTTTTGTTTTACGGCGAGATCTTAATCTTGCCATCGCCAATGCCAAGAGAATGATCGAGGATATTAGCAGGCAATCATTAGTCATATTTACAAACGGAAATAACATCCAAAGCCATTCGCCTCCACCTTTGAAGTTGAAGAAAATCTTAGATATGGCCCCCATCACCATCACAGATCAAACTCCTATGGAAACTGTAGTTGATATGTTTAGGAAATTAGGATTACGCCAAACTCTCGTTACACATAACGG ACGACTTCTAGGAGTGATTACGAAGAAAGATGTTTTGAGGCATGTGAAGCAGCTCGATAACGAGGATCCAAATtccgttttatttaattaa
- the ClC-c gene encoding H(+)/Cl(-) exchange transporter 5 isoform X1: MEKFPLKGTASLNSPITHSNANAVTTYHSVDAKNIKYGDTSNTEDVRLRTGTIRRETNLSSDDDMLDINHHTSHHSDNVLSDCVRIDDASSHISVDSDDIPGIGQYDDFHTIDWQRDIARDRMRHRYIVKKKHDSIWGLIKGAHDAWSGWLCVLLVGLFTGVAAGVIDIGASWMTDLKFGICPQAFWLNKEQCCWSYNETTFDGGNCSQWWTWPEVFNQSKEGAGPYTISYLFYTAWALLFAALSASLVRMFAPYACGSGIPEIKTILSGFIIRGYLGKWTLIIKSVGLILSVSAGLSLGKEGPMVHIACCIGNIFSYLFPKYGRNEAKKREILSAAAAAGVSVAFGAPIGGVLFSLEEVSYYFPLKTLWRSFFCALIAAFVLRSINPFGNEHSVLFYVEYNKPWIFFELIPFVMLGIIGGVIATLFIKANLFWCRYRKTSKLGQYPVTEVLIVTVVTAVIGYPNPYTRMNTSQLIYLLFSQCGVSNADMLCDYNRNFTAVKSAIEIAAAGPGVYKAIWLLVLALILKLIMTIFTFGMKVPCGLFIPSLCLGAIMGRIVGIGMEQLAYNYPHIWMFSEECSMGVDCITPGLYAMVGAAAVLGGVTRMTVSLVVIMFELTGGVRYIVPLMAAAMASKWVGDALGKQGIYDAHIGLNGYPFLDSKDEFQHTTLAADVMQPKRNEALHVLTQDSMTVEDVENLLKETEHNGFPVIVSKESQYLVGFVLRRDLNLAIANAKRMIEDISRQSLVIFTNGNNIQSHSPPPLKLKKILDMAPITITDQTPMETVVDMFRKLGLRQTLVTHNGRLLGVITKKDVLRHVKQLDNEDPNSVLFN, from the exons ATGGAGAAGTTTCCACTGAAGGGTACAGCGTCTTTAAATTCTCCAATTACTCACTCAAATGCAAATGCTGTTACAACATATCATTCGGTTGATGCAAAG AACATAAAATATGGTGACACCAGTAATACAGAAGATGTACGATTACGCACTGGCACTATAAGACGTGAGACAAATTTAAGTAGCGACGACGACATGTTGGATATCAATCACCACACATCTCATCACTCGGATAACGTGTTATCAGATTGTGTTCGCATTGATGATGCATCTTCCCATA TTTCAGTTGATTCCGATGATATACCCGGCATTGGGCAGTATGATGACTTTCATACCATCGATTGGCAGCGTGATATCGCACGAGATCGAATGCGACATCGTTATATCGTGAAGAAGAAGCACGATTCTATTTGGGGTCTGATAAAAGGAGCTCACGACGCGTGGTCCGGATGGCTATGCGTTTTACTAGTCGGACTTTTCACGGGAGTGGCAGCTGGTGTTATAGATATTGGCGCTTCCTGGATGACAGATCTGAAATTTGGCATCTGTCCACAAGCTTTCTGGCTAAATAAAGAGCAGTGTTGTTGGAGTTATAATGAAACTACGTTTGACGGTGGAAATTGTTCACAG tgGTGGACGTGGCCCGAAGTATTCAATCAATCAAAAGAGGGTGCAGGGCCTTACACTATttcatacttattttatacagCATGGGCCCTTCTGTTTGCAGCACTCTCTGCGTCTCTAGTGAGAATGTTTGCACCCTATGCATGTGGCTCTGGTATACCTGAG ataaaaactattttgaGTGGTTTTATTATCCGTGGATATCTCGGTAAATGGACGCTGATCATCAAGTCAGTAGGTCTGATTCTTTCTGTATCAGCAGGCTTAAGCTTGGGAAAGGAAGGTCCCATGGTCCACATTGCATGTTGTataggaaatatattttcttatctatTCCCGAAGTATGGTAGAAATGaagcgaaaaagagagaaatcttATCTGCAGCTGCCGCGGCAGGAGTTTCTGTTGCTTTTGGAGCTCCGATTGGTGGTGTTCTATTCAGCTTAGAAGag GTCAGCTATTATTTTCCATTGAAGACTTTATGGCGATCGTTTTTCTGCGCTTTAATAGCTGCTTTCGTGCTACGTTCCATAAATCCATTTGGAAATGAACATTCAGTATTGTTTTATGTAGAGTATAATAAACCTTGGATATTCTTTGAACTAATTCCTTTTGTAATGCTCGGTATAATTGGA GGAGTAATAGCGACATTGTTTATCAAAGCAAATTTGTTCTGGTGCCGATATCGTAAAACTTCAAAATTAGGACAATATCCCGTCACTGAGGTGTTAATCGTAACAGTGGTAACAGCGGTAATAGGATATCCCAATCCGTACACAAGGATGAATACCAGTCAACTCATTTACTTGTTGTTTAGTCAGTGCGGCGTATCAAACGCGGATATGTTATG CGATTACAATAGGAACTTCACCGCCGTAAAATCTGCGATTGAAATCGCCGCGGCTGGCCCAGGAGTCTACAAAGCGATATGGCTGCTCGTACTGGCGCTGATATTGAAACTCATTATGACGATATTCACGTTTGGCATGAAAGTGCCATGCGGTTTGTTTATTCCGTCCCTGTGTCTGGGAGCGATAATGGGTCGTATCGTGGGTATAGGCATGGAACAGCTTGCTTATAATTATCCACACATATGGATGTTCAGCGAGGAGTGTTCGATGGGTGTGGACTGTATAACGCCTGGGCTGTACGCGATGGTCGGAGCCGCCGCTGTTCTCGGTGGCGTGACGAGAATGACGGTCTCGTTAGTCGTCATTATGTTTGAGTTGACGGGCGGCGTGCGGTACATTGTACCTCTAATGGCCGCGGCCATGGCGAGCAAATGGGTCGGCGATGCGCTTGGAAAACAAGGCATTTACGACGCCCATATTGGTCTAAATGGATACCCGTTTCTGGACAGCAAAGATGAATTTCAGCATACAACTCTGGCGGCGGATGTCATGCAACCTAA GCGGAACGAGGCTCTTCACGTTCTTACTCAAGATTCAATGACGGTCGAGGACGTGGAGAATTTGCTTAAAGAAACGGAGCATAACGGTTTTCCTGTTATAGTTTCTAAGGAATCTCAGTATCTCGTTGGTTTTGTTTTACGGCGAGATCTTAATCTTGCCATCGCCAATGCCAAGAGAATGATCGAGGATATTAGCAGGCAATCATTAGTCATATTTACAAACGGAAATAACATCCAAAGCCATTCGCCTCCACCTTTGAAGTTGAAGAAAATCTTAGATATGGCCCCCATCACCATCACAGATCAAACTCCTATGGAAACTGTAGTTGATATGTTTAGGAAATTAGGATTACGCCAAACTCTCGTTACACATAACGG ACGACTTCTAGGAGTGATTACGAAGAAAGATGTTTTGAGGCATGTGAAGCAGCTCGATAACGAGGATCCAAATtccgttttatttaattaa
- the ClC-c gene encoding H(+)/Cl(-) exchange transporter 3 isoform X4, giving the protein MFSVDSDDIPGIGQYDDFHTIDWQRDIARDRMRHRYIVKKKHDSIWGLIKGAHDAWSGWLCVLLVGLFTGVAAGVIDIGASWMTDLKFGICPQAFWLNKEQCCWSYNETTFDGGNCSQWWTWPEVFNQSKEGAGPYTISYLFYTAWALLFAALSASLVRMFAPYACGSGIPEIKTILSGFIIRGYLGKWTLIIKSVGLILSVSAGLSLGKEGPMVHIACCIGNIFSYLFPKYGRNEAKKREILSAAAAAGVSVAFGAPIGGVLFSLEEVSYYFPLKTLWRSFFCALIAAFVLRSINPFGNEHSVLFYVEYNKPWIFFELIPFVMLGIIGGVIATLFIKANLFWCRYRKTSKLGQYPVTEVLIVTVVTAVIGYPNPYTRMNTSQLIYLLFSQCGVSNADMLCDYNRNFTAVKSAIEIAAAGPGVYKAIWLLVLALILKLIMTIFTFGMKVPCGLFIPSLCLGAIMGRIVGIGMEQLAYNYPHIWMFSEECSMGVDCITPGLYAMVGAAAVLGGVTRMTVSLVVIMFELTGGVRYIVPLMAAAMASKWVGDALGKQGIYDAHIGLNGYPFLDSKDEFQHTTLAADVMQPKRNEALHVLTQDSMTVEDVENLLKETEHNGFPVIVSKESQYLVGFVLRRDLNLAIANAKRMIEDISRQSLVIFTNGNNIQSHSPPPLKLKKILDMAPITITDQTPMETVVDMFRKLGLRQTLVTHNGRLLGVITKKDVLRHVKQLDNEDPNSVLFN; this is encoded by the exons ATGT TTTCAGTTGATTCCGATGATATACCCGGCATTGGGCAGTATGATGACTTTCATACCATCGATTGGCAGCGTGATATCGCACGAGATCGAATGCGACATCGTTATATCGTGAAGAAGAAGCACGATTCTATTTGGGGTCTGATAAAAGGAGCTCACGACGCGTGGTCCGGATGGCTATGCGTTTTACTAGTCGGACTTTTCACGGGAGTGGCAGCTGGTGTTATAGATATTGGCGCTTCCTGGATGACAGATCTGAAATTTGGCATCTGTCCACAAGCTTTCTGGCTAAATAAAGAGCAGTGTTGTTGGAGTTATAATGAAACTACGTTTGACGGTGGAAATTGTTCACAG tgGTGGACGTGGCCCGAAGTATTCAATCAATCAAAAGAGGGTGCAGGGCCTTACACTATttcatacttattttatacagCATGGGCCCTTCTGTTTGCAGCACTCTCTGCGTCTCTAGTGAGAATGTTTGCACCCTATGCATGTGGCTCTGGTATACCTGAG ataaaaactattttgaGTGGTTTTATTATCCGTGGATATCTCGGTAAATGGACGCTGATCATCAAGTCAGTAGGTCTGATTCTTTCTGTATCAGCAGGCTTAAGCTTGGGAAAGGAAGGTCCCATGGTCCACATTGCATGTTGTataggaaatatattttcttatctatTCCCGAAGTATGGTAGAAATGaagcgaaaaagagagaaatcttATCTGCAGCTGCCGCGGCAGGAGTTTCTGTTGCTTTTGGAGCTCCGATTGGTGGTGTTCTATTCAGCTTAGAAGag GTCAGCTATTATTTTCCATTGAAGACTTTATGGCGATCGTTTTTCTGCGCTTTAATAGCTGCTTTCGTGCTACGTTCCATAAATCCATTTGGAAATGAACATTCAGTATTGTTTTATGTAGAGTATAATAAACCTTGGATATTCTTTGAACTAATTCCTTTTGTAATGCTCGGTATAATTGGA GGAGTAATAGCGACATTGTTTATCAAAGCAAATTTGTTCTGGTGCCGATATCGTAAAACTTCAAAATTAGGACAATATCCCGTCACTGAGGTGTTAATCGTAACAGTGGTAACAGCGGTAATAGGATATCCCAATCCGTACACAAGGATGAATACCAGTCAACTCATTTACTTGTTGTTTAGTCAGTGCGGCGTATCAAACGCGGATATGTTATG CGATTACAATAGGAACTTCACCGCCGTAAAATCTGCGATTGAAATCGCCGCGGCTGGCCCAGGAGTCTACAAAGCGATATGGCTGCTCGTACTGGCGCTGATATTGAAACTCATTATGACGATATTCACGTTTGGCATGAAAGTGCCATGCGGTTTGTTTATTCCGTCCCTGTGTCTGGGAGCGATAATGGGTCGTATCGTGGGTATAGGCATGGAACAGCTTGCTTATAATTATCCACACATATGGATGTTCAGCGAGGAGTGTTCGATGGGTGTGGACTGTATAACGCCTGGGCTGTACGCGATGGTCGGAGCCGCCGCTGTTCTCGGTGGCGTGACGAGAATGACGGTCTCGTTAGTCGTCATTATGTTTGAGTTGACGGGCGGCGTGCGGTACATTGTACCTCTAATGGCCGCGGCCATGGCGAGCAAATGGGTCGGCGATGCGCTTGGAAAACAAGGCATTTACGACGCCCATATTGGTCTAAATGGATACCCGTTTCTGGACAGCAAAGATGAATTTCAGCATACAACTCTGGCGGCGGATGTCATGCAACCTAA GCGGAACGAGGCTCTTCACGTTCTTACTCAAGATTCAATGACGGTCGAGGACGTGGAGAATTTGCTTAAAGAAACGGAGCATAACGGTTTTCCTGTTATAGTTTCTAAGGAATCTCAGTATCTCGTTGGTTTTGTTTTACGGCGAGATCTTAATCTTGCCATCGCCAATGCCAAGAGAATGATCGAGGATATTAGCAGGCAATCATTAGTCATATTTACAAACGGAAATAACATCCAAAGCCATTCGCCTCCACCTTTGAAGTTGAAGAAAATCTTAGATATGGCCCCCATCACCATCACAGATCAAACTCCTATGGAAACTGTAGTTGATATGTTTAGGAAATTAGGATTACGCCAAACTCTCGTTACACATAACGG ACGACTTCTAGGAGTGATTACGAAGAAAGATGTTTTGAGGCATGTGAAGCAGCTCGATAACGAGGATCCAAATtccgttttatttaattaa
- the LOC105676265 gene encoding proteasome assembly chaperone 2, producing MITFLQDMCLEDYTLLLPSVGVGNVSQLCIDLLITNLHLQKIGQICNPAFVPVAGANAYHEQSREISTEIDIYAGIETCIVAIQVRSPYVGVLTEFFEELTHFITNKKIAKVIILSSSNDYEMKDVKPQNLKLRYVASPSIHAESGKLFKKLNWILHEPQVASGSTEEGKLRIPGGGFAMSFFNHLSTANIPSAILFKFCSEGNNITDAIDLLYYLNNWMQFEVLNINSENVFENLKYPSSWILLFGNPPPRNMY from the exons atgattACATTCCTGCAAGATATGTGTCTAGAAGATTATACGCTACTTTTGCCATCGGTGGGAGTAGGAAACGTGTCACAATTATGTATTGATTTACTCATCACAAATCTTCATCTTCAAAAGATTGGCCAAATTTGCAATCCAGCATTTGTGCCTGTAGCTGGTGCAAATGCTTATCATGAACAATCAAGAGAGATTAGCACGGAGATCGACATTTACGCAGGAATTGAAACATGCATTGTCGCTATACAAGTTCGCTCGCCCTACGTAGGTGTGCTGACCGAATTCTTCGAGGAACTGACACATTTCATtactaacaaaaaaatagCCAAA GTAATAATTCTTTCAAGCAGTAATGATTATGAAATGAAAGACGTCAAACCGCAAAATCTTAAATTGAGATATGTGGCTTCTCCTAGTATACATGCTGAGAGTGGTAAACTCTTCAAAAAACTTAATTGGATTTTACATGAACCACAGGTTGCATCAGGTTCAACGGAAGAAGGAAAATTACGGATACCAGGAGGTGGATTTGCAATGAGTTTTTTCAATCATCTATCTACTGCCAACATTCCTAGTGCTATCTTGTTCAAATTCTGTTCTGAGGGAAATAATATCACAGATGCGATAGATCTGCTGTACTATTTGAACAACTGGATGCAATTTGaagtattaaacataaatagtgaaaatgtatttgagaatttaaaatatccatCATCTTGGATACTCTTATTTGGAAATCCACCACCACGAAATATGTACTGA
- the Tapdelta gene encoding translocon-associated protein subunit delta, with protein MNKIVFLCALACVISVAFAETCQKPEVVSSTYVTEDATVLTDVAFTTQFVLKCSNGVKGLSLYAEVEGKTLPAVRLSADNKYQVSWTEDIKKARPDKYHIILYDEEQYAAVRKAIRNGEDPHNVSPLAVVVLNNPGVYLGPWVNSEFLAAFLATLVSYSAFSAKYKLLA; from the exons atgaataaaatcgtttttttgtGTGCGTTAGCGTGCGTAATTTCTGTGGCTTTCGCTGAGACTTGTCAGAAACCCGAAGTAGTTTCCTCGACATATGTGACAGAAGATGCAACGGTTCTCACGGACGTCGCTTTTACCACGCAATTCGTGTTGAAGTGCAGTAACGGTGTGAAAGGACTCAGTTTATACGCTGAGGTCGAGGGCAAGACGTTACCAGCAGTTCGACTGAGCGCTGATAATAAATACCAG GTATCTTGGACAGAAGACATCAAAAAAGCTAGACCTGACAAATATCACATAATATTGTACGATGAAGAACAGTATGCTGCTGTTCGTAAAGCAATAAGGAATGGAGAAGATCCTCACAATGTGAGTCCCTTGGCAGTGGTTGTTCTCAACAATCCAGGTGTATATCTCGGCCCTTGGGTAAATTCTGAATTCTTGGCTGCCTTCTTAGCCACACTTGTATCATATTCAgcattttctgcaaaatacaAACTTCTAGCatag